The proteins below are encoded in one region of Equus caballus isolate H_3958 breed thoroughbred chromosome 16, TB-T2T, whole genome shotgun sequence:
- the P2RY14 gene encoding P2Y purinoceptor 14 — protein MNASTTGPCSWDPLITQQVIPALYLVVFVVGILLNGVSAWVFCYVPGSKSFIIYLKNIVVADFLMSLTFPFKILSESGLGPRQLSVFVCKFSAVFFYVNMYVGIVFFGLISFDRYYKIVKPLLTSVMQSVNFSKLLSVMVWVLTLFLAVPNSILTKWSVRDVRGIKCMDLKNTLGQKWHKASNYIFVGIFWMVFLLLIVFYTAITRKIFKSHLKSRKNSIWVKKKSSRNIFSIMFVFVVCFVPYHIARIPYTQSQTEAHYSCRSKEILHHVKEFTLLLSAANVCLDPVIYFFLCQPFREILCKKLHVPLKAQQDSDACKTKTGNTTQESTDIL, from the coding sequence ATGAACGCCAGCACCACAGGTCCCTGCTCCTGGGACCCCCTCATCACTCAGCAAGTCATCCCGGCACTCTACTTGGTGGTCTTTGTGGTGGGCATCCTGCTCAATGGCGTGTCGGCGTGGGTGTTCTGCTACGTGCCCGGCTCCAAGAGCTTCATCATCTATCTCAAGAACATCGTCGTCGCCGACTTTCTGATGAGCCTCACTTTTCCCTTCAAGATTCTGAGCGAGTCGGGCCTGGGCCCCCGGCAGCTGAGCGTGTTTGTGTGCAAGTTCTCGGCGGTCTTCTTCTACGTCAACATGTACGTCGGCATCGTGTTCTTTGGGCTCATCAGCTTCGACAGATACTATAAAATCGTGAAGCCTCTACTGACGTCTGTCATGCAGTCAGTGAACTTCAGCAAACTCCTGTCGGTGATGGTGTGGGTGCTCACGCTCTTTCTTGCTGTTCCCAACAGCATCCTGACCAAATGGAGTGTCAGGGACGTGAGAGGCATAAAATGTATGGACCTGAAAAACACACTGGGCCAGAAGTGGCACAAAGCCTCAAACTACATTTTTGTGGGCATCTTCTGGATGGTGTTTCTTTTGTTAATCGTTTTCTACACAGCTATCACGAGGAAAATCTTTAAGTCCCACCTTAAGTCCAGAAAGAACTCCATCTGGGTCAAGAAGAAGTCTAGCCGCAACATATTCAGCATCATGTTTGTATTTGTTGTCTGTTTTGTGCCTTACCACATTGCCAGAATCCCCTACACGCAGAGCCAAACAGAAGCTCATTACAGCTGCCGGTCGAAAGAAATCTTGCACCACGTGAAAGAATTCACTCTGCTCCTGTCGGCTGCAAACGTCTGCCTGGACCCCGttatttacttctttctctgCCAGCCATTTAGAGAAATCTTATGTAAGAAACTGCACGTCCCATTAAAAGCTCAGCAGGACTCAGACGCTTGCAAAACCAAAACGGGAAACACAACGCAGGAAAGCACAGATATTCTGTGA